A window of Ciconia boyciana chromosome 27, ASM3463844v1, whole genome shotgun sequence contains these coding sequences:
- the SMARCD1 gene encoding SWI/SNF-related matrix-associated actin-dependent regulator of chromatin subfamily D member 1 — protein MAARAGFQSVTPSGGGGGAAAGAGALGPGTPGGPVRMGPAPGQGLYRSPLPGAAYPRPGMLPGSRLAPQGPSMGPPGYGGSPAVRPGMAQASLDQARKRPAPQQLQQVQPQAVPNRNHNAKKKKMADKILPQRIRELVPESQAYMDLLAFERKLDQTIMRKRLDIQEALKRPIKQKRKLRIFISNTFNPAKSDAEDGEGTVASWELRVEGRLLEDSALSKYDATKQKRKFSSFFKSLVIELDKDLYGPDNHLVEWHRTATTQETDGFQVKRPGDVNVRCTVLLMLDYQPPQFKLDPRLARLLGIHTQTRPVIIQALWQYIKTHKLQDPHEREYVICDKYLQQIFESQRMKFSEIPQRLHALLMPPEPIIINHVISVDPNDQKKTACYDIDVEVDDTLKTQMNSFLLSTASQQEIAALDNKIHETIETINQLKTQREFMLSFARDPQGFINDWLQSQCRDLKTMTDVVGNPEEERRAEFYFQPWAQEAVCRYFYSKVQQRRQELEQALGIRNT, from the exons ATGGCGGCGCGGGCGGGATTCCAGTCGGTGACTCCCAGCGGCGGTGGTGGTGGggccgctgccggggccggcgcgCTCGGACCGGGCACGCCGGGCGGGCCGGTGCGCATGGGTCCGGCTCCGGGACAGGGCCTGTACCGCTCGCCGCTGCCGGGAGCCGCCTACCCG CGCCCCGGAATGTTACCGGGCAGCCGGCTGGCGCCGCAGGGCCCCTCCATGGGGCCGCCCGGTTACGGCGGGAGCCCGGCGGTGCGGCCCGGGATGGCGCAGGCCAGCCTGGACCAGGCCCGCAAGAGACCGGCGccgcagcagctccagcaggtGCAGCCGCAGGCTGTGCCCAACCGCAACCACAA CGCTAAAAAGAAGAAGATGGCTGACAAAATTCTACCTCAGAGG ATTCGTGAACTTGTACCTGAGTCTCAAGCCTATATGGACTTGCTGGCCTTTGAAAGGAAATTGGACCAGACGATCATGAGGAAACGCTTGGATATCCAAGAGGCTTTGAAGCGACCCATTAAG CAAAAACGAAAGCTACGTATTTTTATCTCCAATACCTTCAATCCAGCCAAGTCAGATGCAGAGGATGGTGAAGGAACAGTCGCCTCCTGGGAGCTTCGGGTGGAAGGACGGCTGCTGGAAGAT TCTGCTTTGTCCAAATATGATGCCaccaagcagaaaagaaagttcTCATCCTTCTTTAAATCTCTGGTCATTGAACTTGATAAAGACCTGTATGGCCCTGACAATCACCTAGTAGAG TGGCACAGGACTGCTACAACTCAGGAGACAGATGGCTTCCAGGTGAAGAGGCCGGGAGATGTAAATGTGCGCTGTACTGTCCTTCTGATGCTGGATTACCAG cCTCCCCAGTTCAAACTGGATCCCCGCTTGGCTCGTCTCTTGGGGATTCACACTCAGACCCGTCCAGTGATCATCCAGGCATTGTGGCAATATATCAAGACCCACAAGCTCCAGGACCCACACGAGCGGGAGTATGTCATCTGTGACAAATACCTCCAGCAG ATATTTGAATCTCAGCGGATGAAGTTCTCTGAAATCCCACAAAGGCTTCATGCATTGCTTATGCCCCCAGAACCGATCATCATTAATCATGTGATCAG TGTTGACCCAAATgaccagaagaaaacagcttgcTATGACATTGATGTGGAGGTGGATGATACCTTGAAAACGCAGATGAATTCCTTTCTGCTATCCACAGCCAGCCAACAGGAAATCGCTGCTCTGGATAACAAG ATTCATGAAACAATAGAGACAATTAACCAGCTGAAGACCCAGCGTGAGTTCATGCTGAGCTTTGCCCGAGATCCTCAGGGCTTCATCAACGACTGGCTACAGTCCCAGTGCCGGGATTTAAAG ACAATGACTGATGTCGTTGGGAATCCTGAAGAGGAGCGTAGAGCTGAGTTCTACTTCCAGCCGTGGGCTCAGGAAGCCGTGTGCAGATACTTCTACTCCAAG GTGCAGCAAAGACGGCAGGAATTGGAGCAGGCCCTGGGAATCCGTAACACATAG
- the LOC140644490 gene encoding uncharacterized protein, translated as MEMATLVRSQLHFTLILQQNSDAAVTPAPLLHGSSATEPAMILAEPAQKRVRNKQAEDIGAGHGTAAGRHVPVPHSLFISSSAMEQVADRIVYYLEYHHITLLSEEDSPEMTFPAVTFCNINRVRVSQLSYKDLLYLAPLVDYEPGMELGFAPAQPSPGDEDEPLNLYRFFNRTCHQLEDMLLSCSYRGEQCGPSDFAAVSSPKAARHGEQLRPASCWIRHGEQRCSCQLAQGQADISALSAATWASRWSWGRHRLQRPAGGTQSSPRAVLAEEVPGTSIPASPPPMGHHALCSPLASHAPCPSWQQLSAV; from the exons ATGGAGATGGCAACTCTTGTTCGAAGCCAGTTGCATTTCACGCTCATTCTGCAGCAGAACAGTGATGCCGCGGTGACCCCAGCACCGTTGCTGCATGGGAGCAGTGCCACTGAACCTGCCATGATCTTAGCCGAGCCGGCACAGAAGAGGGTCAGGAACAAGCAGGCTGAGGACATCGGCGCTGGGCACGGCACGGCAGCAGGCCGACATGTGCCTGTGCCTCACAGCCTCTTCATTAGCAGCTCTGCAATGGAGCAG GTGGCTGACCGCATCGTCTACTACCTGGAGTACCACCACATCACGCTGCTCAGCGAGGAGGACAGCCCCGAGATGACCTTCCCTGCCGTCACCTTCTGCAACATCAACCGCGTGCGGGTCTCGCAGCTCAGCTACAAGGACCTGCTCTACCTGGCTCCCCTGGTCGACTACGAGCCCGGGATGGAGTTGGGCTTCGCCCCGgcgcagcccagccctggggatgAGGACGAGCCCCTAAATTTGTACAGGTTTTTTAACCGCACTTGCCACCAGCTGGAAGAcatgctgctgagctgcagctacCGGGGCGAGCAGTGTGGCCCCAGCGACTTTGCGGCGGTGAGTAGCCCCAAGGCGGCCAGGCACGGGGAGCAGCTCCGGCCAGCATCGTGTTGGATCAGGCACGGCGAGCAGCGCTGTTCTTGCCAGCTcgctcagggacaggctgatATTTCAGCCCTGTCCGCTGCCACCTGGGCGTCTCGCTGGAGCTGGGGACGGCACCGGCTGCAGAGACCCGCTGGCGGGACACAGAGCAGCCCGAGGGCTGTGCTTGCAGAGGAGGTGCCTGGCACCTCCATCCCAGCGTCACCACCGCCCATGGGGCACCATGCGCTCTGCAGCCCGCTGGCCTCACACGCCCCTTGCCcaagctggcagcagctcagtgcCGTGTAG